A region of the Cannabis sativa cultivar Pink pepper isolate KNU-18-1 chromosome 3, ASM2916894v1, whole genome shotgun sequence genome:
atatttgaACATGtgaataaaatggtttataagaaAAAGAGCATGTGACATAATGTGCTTTCAGTAACTACCGAAATAGAGCACTTAAAATAACTCGATTTGAAATCACAGAATTGTTCATAAACGACAACAAAAGTGAAAAAACGACACCAAAAGTGAAAAACGACAATAAACGAAAAAAACGACAACAAAAGTGAAAACGACAATAAACGTCGAAAACGACAACAAAAGTTAAAAACGACAATAAACGGCAACAAAAGTCAAAAAACGACAATAAACGTCGAAAAcgacaacaaaaataaaaaacgacAATAGTGGTAAAACGGCAACAAAAGTGAAAACGACAATAAAGGTAAAAAACGACAACAAAACTGAAAACGACAACAAAAATGAGAAACGACAAAACGATAGCAAAAgtgctttgttttttttttttgaaaataaacgaTAGCAAAAGTTAAAACGCAATAAACGATAACAAAAGTAAAAACGACAATAAACGACAACAAAAGTGAAAAACGACAGCAAAAGTAAAAAACGACAACAAAAGTGAAAACGACAATAAACGACAGCAAAAGTTTTAAACGCAATAAAcgacaacaaaaataaaaaacgacAATAAACGACCACAAAAGTGAAAAAACGACAGCAAAAGTAAAAACGACAACAAAAGTGAAAACGACAGAAAAAGTAAAAAACGACAACAAAAGTGAAAACgacaaaaaaaaagtaaaaaacgaCAACTAAAGGAACAAACAACAAAGAAAGTGACAAACGACAACTAAAGTAAGAAAACGAcaacaaaaatgaaataaaataaagaaaagagcATAAGAtttgattccacgtgtcaccaaaACAACGCacttcaaaatataaataaaaaattgattaaagcAAATCTTGTCCGAGAAAACTCGATTTCAAAATCTCAGAAAAAAATCGAGTTAGAAAATTCAGGAGAAACTCCGACCATGGAATCGGAGACGACCACCACCAATCCATTGAATTCTTCCACCACCAACTGGTCTATTTCCCGCGGTTCTCTCCTAAAGTCAATCACTTTTGACTCATCTCTTTCTCCAATCGACGGCGATGGAGATGGCGATTGCGAAGACCTCAGTTCAAGTTCGAATGACCCTCTTGTTCTGAAACCTTCGGTGTCAGATTCAGGGCCATGTGAGATCACAAGTAAGTGAGAATCACTCTTCTTGAAGTAAAAATACTTTCTTTTACTGAATATTGAGTGAAGGAGTCTTTTTTTTTGGGATTTCGAGTTGTTTGTTAGTATGGTGTTTATAGTGGATTTATTCAATCAGTTTTTCTAATTGCTTTGCTGATTTTGGATGTTTTTGTTGATGTAATTGTTCTTCTTGAACTTGTTGTGATTGGTTCTTTGAGTGAATGTGAATAAacccttttgttttgtttttggatAAGATAATCTCAGAAATGACAATTTTGGGATTACTTTCTAAGTAGGCATACATTTTGATAACCTAAATTCATACTAAGCGACCCTTTTTATTAGAGCTTAGAGAATTGATATCCTTATTTTATTGGAAGTTCAGTTTGTTTTGCACAAAAGCATGAGGTCCAGCAGATTTATGTTAGGAGCACTGCTCGAGTGTATGAGATATATTATGAGTCAAACCCACAAAACGGCAAAGAATATCTTTGCACTGTTCGGTGTGGCATTGCTGCTAGAGATGAACAAGTGCttcaagcaattgataaggagGATGTGGCTTCTGCGTCTTCGAAGGGAGCTTGTGATGGTGAATCGAAAGAAAACATAAGAAACGATGGTAGTCGAAGCAGTGAAGATGAATGGGTAGATGTTAAAGTCCCAGATAATTCTAGGCCAAAGATCACACAGGTAAGAAATTGAAAAGCTACTTATCTAAAACATGAGAGATCGTTAGTTTTTATCTTTtgtttatgtattattcatggcTAATTGGAGGAAAATGTCAGGATTATTATGAGGCTACAGCACAGATCAACGATGCAGATCCGTGTATATCTATTACTATTCGTCTACTCTCAGTTCAGAATAAGGATTGTGTTTATGTTGATGAGGTATATGTGTTTGCTGATCCTGTTGAATCGGATGACTCGGAAAAGGAAGTGGATAAGAAGGAAAACTCTACTGGGAATTCTCTTATGACAATGCTATTACCTACCCTTATGCAAATGTCTAAAACAAAGGGTTCCACCAGAATGGAAGATAAACAGACTTCTGAGGTCCAGAAAAAACAGAATTGCGTTGAAAGTGGATCAGAAGCAGCTCAGTTTATCAGCGCTGCGACTACAATTCAGAGGGAAGGAAATTCCAGCGTTGCTGATCGTCAAAGAGTTGAGTTTCGGGACATAAATAGGGCTAGTGTAAGTACTGCACAGTTACAGACTCCTGTGCAAGTTTCTCACAGTGAAAGCAATGATCATGTTGGAAGAGCATTAGACCAACTTTCTTCTCGGATGGGAAGAATGGAGAATTTATTCTTAAGGTTTGAAGAGAGCTTGTTAAAGCCTATACATAGTATTGAGGCAAGGCTCCACAAGGTCGAGCAGCATCTTGAAGTACTCGCCAATAAACAGAAGGATTCTGAACTGCCGACTTGCTCGAGATTTTGTGCTCCAAATTTTTCTTTGGTCCAGTCTGATTCCAATTCCAATTCCTTGATCAATAGTGAAATTGGTTATGCTCGTTGTGAGGAAGCAGAATCGAATATTAAGAGTGTTCATTCTGAATTGCAAACCAACTCAGTTAGTGATTTTTCTGATTCTGTTAATGCTACTCAGTTGCTTCCAAGTCTTGTAGTTACTGCTCCCGAATTTTCAACTgacgatgaagaagaagaaaattgtGTATCAGAAACAATCGATGATTCTTCTGTCGATAAACCAAGGGAAAGAATGACAGTTGATGATGCTTTAGCTTCTGCACTTGCTCGATTAGTATCTTCTGTTTCAATCCAGACAGAAGACCATTCTCCAACTCTTTCCGTCAAAGCTCCTGAGTTTCCAAGTGAAGAAGATATCGAAGAAATTCGTTTAGGAACTGGTGAGACGGCAACCATAAATGTGGTTGATAATAACAACCAATCTGAGAAAACtgttgaagaagatgatgaacaAGACCAGCATATTGAAAGAGTAGAGAAAGATGAAGCTGGTTCGGAAACAAGCAATGGTCTGGTCTGTGATAAGGATGATATTCAAGATCACTCCCTCCAAAATCAGACAGATGCTATTGACTCTGATACAAAACAGGAAGATGCTACCTCTGATTCAGTTACTGCTGTTGAAATAATGAAAGAGGGAGAAGTTGGTACTGATTCGAACAACGGACTGGTCCATGATAAGATTGATGACATTCCAGATCATTCCATCCAAAATCCAACGGATGCAACTGGCTCTGAAACAAAAGAGGAAGAGGGGTCCGAAAAAGACGTTTTGACCGATATCGTTGAGCTCCCACTCCCACATGCTGCTTCTGTGGTGGATTTCAAAACTTCAGTCCTGGATGTGAAGTTTCTTTCGCTGAATAGTTGTGACAGAAACTGTCCCCTCGAAACCCTTTTGTGTGACCTGCCAAATTCCAAATCTGAAGAATATTTTGTGGAGGAAAGTGATGATATGGATCCAAATGATCATCAGCACAGTGACTTAATTTCGGTGGAGGAAGATGAACCACCACTTGGGCCTGCCACTAACAACCAAATACATGTTGACTTTGACTACTGTAGTTTACCAGAACCTTTGAGGAGCAGTGATGGTGATGAATCCCCACTAACTTTTAGTATCTCCTGCAGCCATGAAAACTCACCATACAGTCTCATTTGATCAGAGCTGATTAAGGAAGGGCCATTTTCTTCTTATTGGTTTgtaaatttgtatatataaatctGACTTTGCATGTTCTTTTAAGTTCCTCAACTCTTTAAGGCAGTTTAAAAATTTTTAACTGACCTGCCAAAAAAATGTTGAGACTATAATATGCTTGAACCCTTTTGGTGTTGTGTTTTGAGTATCAGTTGACTTGTTTAATGCTAAATCAATATCATCACTGTGTTTGTAGAGTTGATACCTTTTTTG
Encoded here:
- the LOC115709739 gene encoding uncharacterized protein LOC115709739, giving the protein MESETTTTNPLNSSTTNWSISRGSLLKSITFDSSLSPIDGDGDGDCEDLSSSSNDPLVLKPSVSDSGPCEITICFAQKHEVQQIYVRSTARVYEIYYESNPQNGKEYLCTVRCGIAARDEQVLQAIDKEDVASASSKGACDGESKENIRNDGSRSSEDEWVDVKVPDNSRPKITQDYYEATAQINDADPCISITIRLLSVQNKDCVYVDEVYVFADPVESDDSEKEVDKKENSTGNSLMTMLLPTLMQMSKTKGSTRMEDKQTSEVQKKQNCVESGSEAAQFISAATTIQREGNSSVADRQRVEFRDINRASVSTAQLQTPVQVSHSESNDHVGRALDQLSSRMGRMENLFLRFEESLLKPIHSIEARLHKVEQHLEVLANKQKDSELPTCSRFCAPNFSLVQSDSNSNSLINSEIGYARCEEAESNIKSVHSELQTNSVSDFSDSVNATQLLPSLVVTAPEFSTDDEEEENCVSETIDDSSVDKPRERMTVDDALASALARLVSSVSIQTEDHSPTLSVKAPEFPSEEDIEEIRLGTGETATINVVDNNNQSEKTVEEDDEQDQHIERVEKDEAGSETSNGLVCDKDDIQDHSLQNQTDAIDSDTKQEDATSDSVTAVEIMKEGEVGTDSNNGLVHDKIDDIPDHSIQNPTDATGSETKEEEGSEKDVLTDIVELPLPHAASVVDFKTSVLDVKFLSLNSCDRNCPLETLLCDLPNSKSEEYFVEESDDMDPNDHQHSDLISVEEDEPPLGPATNNQIHVDFDYCSLPEPLRSSDGDESPLTFSISCSHENSPYSLI